In Aegilops tauschii subsp. strangulata cultivar AL8/78 chromosome 3, Aet v6.0, whole genome shotgun sequence, one genomic interval encodes:
- the LOC109775211 gene encoding LEAF RUST 10 DISEASE-RESISTANCEUS RECEPTOR-LIKE PROTEIN KINASE-like 1.2, whose product MAMMLPPLLLLQLASFLRSAIASTGTGGNGSCTPESCGDLRIRYPFSLAGAQPLYCGYPAFDLTCDVGTRRAYLSNTFRENIFRVDNISYASNSMVAAVQTIFAGDSGCSVPDFNVSASLALFPFNISATNKRLVFFYNCTVPSALRLPRRCGPGNHTMGAYISGLWYEGGTVPAGVPTNCSSVSVPVRRGLDRAHEQYERLIRDGFLLKLPAPLGDCDRCRRMSGGECRFAEFAFQCVCPDGKLCPNSTETNSTTPPDTDTGAKDVGIKYVTGITSAVLFVIVLGLVCHLIQLNRAKNKKRSASMDGLIREGSPLASLRKEFNGLAGSPCTHIFTYEELDTATDGFSNTNELGAGGFGIVYKGVLRDGSVVAVKRLYKNSYKGVEQFANEVDILSRLRHPNLVALYGCTSSSPTCRDLLLVYEFVPNGTLADHLHHGKDGGGDPLLLPWPTRLGIAVETAAALAYLHAHQVLHRDVKTTNILLDDGFHVKVADFGLSRLFPAEGATQHVSTAPQGTPGYVDPAYNRRYQLTDKSDVYSFGVVLVELVSSRPAVDMAQAGADVNLACMAVRMIQCCEIDRLVDPRLGYGSSASETKETIDMVAEVAFRCLQPEQDVRPSISEVLDVLRQAHHRITDGAVSLKKSRDGSPDSVMNQWISPSTTSNYSS is encoded by the exons ATGGCCATGatgctgccgccgctgctgcttCTCCAGCTCGCCTCCTTCCTCCGCTCAGCCATAGCCTCCACCGGCACCGGCGGCAACGGGAGCTGCACGCCGGAGTCATGCGGGGACCTGAGGATCAGGTACCCCTTCTCCCTCGCCGGCGCGCAGCCGCTCTACTGCGGCTACCCGGCCTTCGACCTCACCTGCGACGTCGGCACCCGACGCGCCTACCTGAGCAACACGTTCAGGGAGAACATCTTCCGCGTCGACAACATCTCCTACGCCAGCAACTCCATGGTGGCCGCCGTGCAGACCATCTTCGCCGGCGACAGCGGCTGCTCCGTCCCCGACTTCAACGTGTCGGCCAGCCTCGCCCTCTTCCCGTTCAACATCAGCGCCACCAACAAGCGTCTCGTGTTCTTCTACAACTGCACCGTGCCTTCTGCGCTCCGGCTGCCGCGGCGGTGTGGCCCTGGCAACCACACGATGGGGGCGTACATCTCTGGTCTTTGGTACGAAGGCGGCACGGTGCCGGCAGGTGTTCCGACGAACTGTAGCTCGGTGAGCGTGCCGGTGCGCCGAGGACTGGATCGAGCTCATGAGCAGTACGAGCGGCTGATCAGGGATGGATTCCTCCTGAAGCTTCCGGCGCCGCTAGGGGACTGCGATCGATGCAGACGGATGAGCGGCGGGGAGTGCCGGTTCGCTGAGTTTGCGTTCCAGTGCGTCTGCCCCGACGGGAAGCTCTGCCCCAACTCCACTGAAACCAACTCAACAACTCCTCCAG ATACAGATACAGGTGCAAAGGATGTTGGAATAAAGTATGTCACAG GAATCACAAGTGCTGTTCTGTTTGTCATCGTACTGGGACTCGTGTGCCATCTCATACAACTCAACCGAGCCAAGAACAAGAAACGATCTGCGTCAATGGACGGCCTCATCCGTGAAGGATCGCCGTTGGCATCGCTCCGCAAGGAGTTCAACGGCCTCGCCGGCTCGCCGTGCACCCACATCTTCACCTACGAGGAGCTCGACACGGCCACCGACGGCTTCAGCAACACCAACGAGCTCGGCGCCGGCGGCTTCGGGATAGTCTACAAGG GGGTTCTCCGGGACGGGAGCGTGGTGGCGGTGAAGCGGCTGTACAAGAACAGCTACAAGGGCGTGGAGCAGTTCGCCAACGAGGTGGACATCCTCTCGCGCCTGCGCCACCCCAACCTCGTCGCGCTCTACGGCTGCACCTCCTCCTCGCCGACCTGCCGCGACCTCCTCCTCGTCTACGAGTTCGTCCCCAACGGCACGCTCGCCGACCACCTCCACCACGGcaaggacggcggcggcgaccccctcctcctcccgtggccgACCCGGCTCGGCATCGCCGTCGAGACGGCTGCCGCGCTGGCCTACCTCCACGCGCACCAGGTCCTGCACCGCGACGTCAAGACGACCAACATCCTCCTCGATGATGGGTTCCACGTAAAGGTGGCCGACTTCGGGCTGTCCCGGCTGTTCCCGGCGGAGGGCGCCACGCAGCACGTGTCCACGGCGCCGCAGGGCACCCCCGGGTACGTCGACCCGGCGTACAACCGCCGGTACCAGCTGACGGACAAGAGCGACGTGTACAGCTTCGGCGTGGTGCTCGTCGAGCTCGTGTCCTCTAGACCGGCTGTGGACATGGCCCAGGCCGGCGCCGACGTGAACCTGGCATGCATGGCCGTGCGCATGATACAATGCTGCGAGATCGACCGGCTGGTCGACCCGCGGCTCGGGTACGGGTCGTCGGCGAGCGAGACGAAGGAGACTATCGACATGGTGGCCGAGGTGGCGTTCCGGTGCCTGCAGCCAGAGCAGGACGTCCGGCCGTCCATCAGCGAGGTCCTGGACGTGCTCAGGCAGGCTCACCACAGGATCACGGATGGCGCCGTGTCGCTGAAGAAGAGCAGAGACGGGTCGCCCGACTCCGTGATGAACCAGTGGATCAGCCCATCAACCACCTCCAATTATAGCAGCTGA
- the LOC109775210 gene encoding COBRA-like protein 5 — protein sequence MAAWSGRGNGGVDGASSGSLAASSAAYITKALVPLDYKDYWCAKITVTNFNYRMNYTQWTLIAQHPNLNNVTEVFSFQYKPLLPYGNINDTDMFYGLKLYNDLLMESSPFGNVQSEVLMRKDDNTFTFSQGWAFPHKIYFNGDECKMPPPGSYPYLPNSVPPRSSSSPLPQRT from the exons ATGGCGGCATGGTCGGGGCGGGGCAACGGCGGCGTCGacggggcgagctcgggcagcctggcggcgtcgtcggcggCTTATATAacaaaggctttagtcccg CTCGACTACAAGGACTACTGGTGCGCCAAGATCACCGTCACCAACTTCAACTACCGCATGAACTACACGCAGTGGACGCTCATCGCGCAACACCCCAACCTCAACAACGTCACCGAGGTCTTCAGCTTCCAGTACAAGCCCCTACTCCCCTACGGGAACATCAACGACACCGACATGTTCTACGGGCTCAAGCTCTACAACGACCTACTCATGGAGTCCAGCCCGTTTGGCAACGTGCAGTCGGAGGTGCTCATGCGGAAGGATGACAACACCTTCACCTTCAGCCAGGGGTGGGCCTTCCCACACAAGATCTACTTCAACGGCGATGAGTGCAAGATGCCGCCACCGGGCTCCTACCCTTACCTGCCCAACTCTGTTCCGCcacgttcttcatcatcaccccTGCCTCAACGTACTTGA
- the LOC141042620 gene encoding LEAF RUST 10 DISEASE-RESISTANCEUS RECEPTOR-LIKE PROTEIN KINASE-like 1.4: MDLTDKSDVYSFGVVLVELVSSRPAVDMSQAGADVNLACMAVRMIQCCEINRLVDPRLGYGSSASETEETIDMVAEVAFRCLQPEQDVRPSIGEVLDVLRQAHHRITDAAVSLKKRRDGSPDSVMNQWISPSTC; encoded by the exons ATGGAT CTGACGGACAAGAGCGACGTGTACAGCTTCGGCGTGGTGCTCGTCGAGCTCGTGTCCTCTAGGCCGGCGGTGGACATGTCCCAGGCCGGCGCCGACGTGAACCTGGCATGCATGGCCGTGCGCATGATACAGTGCTGCGAGATCAACCGGTTGGTCGACCCGCGGCTCGGGTACGGGTCGTCGGCGAGCGAGACGGAGGAGACTATCGACATGGTGGCCGAGGTGGCGTTCCGGTGCCTACAGCCGGAGCAGGACGTGCGACCGTCCATCGGCGAGGTCCTGGACGTGCTCAGGCAGGCTCACCACAGGATCACGGATGCCGCCGTGTCGCTGAAGAAGAGGAGAGACGGGTCGCCCGACTCCGTGATGAACCAGTGGATCAGCCCATCAACCTGTTAG